The following coding sequences lie in one Treponema socranskii subsp. buccale genomic window:
- a CDS encoding ABC transporter permease, with protein sequence MKKSSIKNNCIAALAMLALWQVLSLVYPPLVVPPIPAVGKILARILSAPDLLHEAAKTLGRLAAGLFLGIAAGCLVGYVCGVCKTCRELCKPVLGVLQVVPPVALLVLAIIWFGFNGKPAVLIVAVAIFPIIAISVQDAVLHVDRKLLEMGTVFKYTKKQRFFLITWPSVKPQFYSGLRIALGTASKTVVMGEVLTTSSGIGGQIVNARLNIEPEAIIAWTVVSVCMYYVLEAAVALLFVPKEQKYAQRKQS encoded by the coding sequence ATGAAAAAATCCTCTATAAAAAATAACTGCATAGCGGCGCTCGCCATGCTTGCACTGTGGCAGGTACTCTCTTTGGTGTACCCGCCGCTTGTAGTGCCGCCGATTCCGGCCGTCGGTAAAATACTTGCGCGTATTTTGTCCGCTCCCGATCTTTTGCACGAAGCGGCAAAAACTTTGGGCAGGCTTGCCGCCGGGCTTTTTTTGGGCATTGCCGCGGGCTGTCTCGTCGGCTATGTGTGCGGCGTGTGCAAAACGTGCCGGGAACTGTGCAAACCGGTTCTCGGCGTACTGCAGGTTGTGCCGCCCGTTGCGCTGCTCGTGCTTGCGATTATCTGGTTCGGTTTTAACGGAAAGCCCGCCGTCCTTATCGTCGCGGTTGCGATTTTTCCGATCATCGCGATTTCGGTGCAGGATGCGGTTTTGCACGTAGACCGAAAACTGCTTGAGATGGGAACCGTCTTCAAATATACGAAAAAGCAGCGCTTTTTTTTAATCACGTGGCCGTCCGTAAAGCCGCAGTTTTATTCGGGCTTGCGGATCGCCTTGGGTACGGCGTCCAAAACGGTCGTTATGGGCGAAGTGCTGACGACTTCTTCCGGTATCGGCGGGCAAATTGTGAACGCGCGTTTGAACATCGAGCCGGAAGCGATTATCGCGTGGACGGTCGTGTCGGTGTGCATGTACTATGTGTTGGAAGCCGCCGTTGCTCTGCTGTTTGTGCCGAAGGAACAAAAATATGCTCAGCGTAAACAATCTTAA
- a CDS encoding ABC transporter substrate-binding protein, protein MKKILSAAAALFIALNCAAFAKEQVIRIGMPKAPPALPVLRMIESNALGENVKIEYTIWDAPEKLIAMVQSGDFDMFAFPLTVVAKLYNKGVPVTLTNVDTWGVSYFLTTDPALKTWSDLKGKTVYVPLQSSPPDVITQFFMKKAGLTPKKDVTIIYSSRPEIAQMMAAGKIQYATMIEPQVTAILMQNKNARVAFSFEEEWKKVTDDNTIIPNAGFGAKSKFIKDNADLVARFEAEYEKALNWVLQNPDKAAALADSKLGMKAQVVQRAIPRMGLIYKNAYDAKADLQQFWQLLVDFDPATIGGKVPDEKILYKK, encoded by the coding sequence ATGAAAAAAATACTGTCTGCCGCGGCCGCGCTGTTTATTGCGCTGAACTGTGCCGCCTTTGCAAAGGAACAGGTGATCCGCATCGGTATGCCGAAAGCGCCGCCCGCTTTGCCCGTTTTGCGCATGATCGAATCGAATGCGCTCGGCGAAAACGTCAAAATCGAATATACGATTTGGGATGCGCCGGAAAAACTTATCGCGATGGTGCAGAGCGGCGATTTCGATATGTTTGCGTTTCCGCTGACGGTCGTCGCAAAACTGTACAACAAGGGCGTTCCCGTAACGCTGACGAATGTGGACACGTGGGGCGTTTCGTATTTTTTGACGACCGATCCCGCGCTTAAAACCTGGTCGGACTTAAAAGGGAAGACCGTGTACGTTCCGCTGCAGTCTTCTCCGCCCGACGTTATCACGCAGTTTTTTATGAAAAAAGCAGGCCTTACGCCGAAAAAAGACGTAACGATTATCTACTCTTCGCGTCCGGAAATCGCGCAGATGATGGCTGCCGGAAAAATTCAATATGCGACGATGATCGAGCCGCAGGTTACGGCGATTTTAATGCAGAATAAAAATGCGCGTGTCGCGTTTTCGTTCGAAGAAGAATGGAAAAAAGTTACCGACGACAACACGATTATTCCGAATGCGGGCTTCGGCGCAAAATCGAAATTCATAAAAGACAATGCCGACCTTGTCGCACGCTTTGAAGCAGAATACGAAAAGGCGCTGAACTGGGTGCTGCAAAATCCCGACAAGGCGGCAGCTCTTGCCGATTCCAAGCTCGGTATGAAAGCGCAGGTTGTGCAAAGAGCGATTCCGCGCATGGGGCTTATCTATAAAAACGCATACGATGCGAAAGCCGACTTGCAGCAGTTTTGGCAGCTTTTAGTCGATTTTGATCCGGCGACGATCGGCGGAAAAGTTCCCGATGAAAAAATCCTCTATAAAAAATAA
- a CDS encoding DUF3261 domain-containing protein, translated as MITQKMRTAETSRFDVYAAERSCAPAYAFRLLETSREHICSRRFRTFEKTHAPVFKNAILCMLGVSLLAIFVSCATVRPRGIRYPVHVTNARVVDLLPPDDIAFPIEGLYMFTASFGTSSFYMQAFIQANESGIFINLLNDFGSDMGTLTYTGSELSLASAVLPASLKAQYIVADIQFAYYDADAVAESLRRAGLDFIVTKDGDIELRRIMNGKKCIEEISITSSSVSIINHLRGYEYHLTEAL; from the coding sequence ATGATTACGCAAAAAATGCGCACGGCCGAAACATCGCGTTTCGATGTGTACGCTGCCGAACGATCGTGCGCCCCCGCATACGCTTTCCGCTTGCTCGAAACATCGCGCGAGCATATATGCAGCCGCCGTTTCCGTACGTTTGAAAAAACGCATGCGCCCGTTTTCAAAAATGCGATACTGTGTATGCTCGGGGTATCGCTGCTTGCGATTTTTGTTTCCTGCGCTACGGTACGGCCGCGCGGCATACGCTATCCCGTGCACGTAACGAACGCGCGCGTCGTCGATCTGCTTCCGCCCGATGATATCGCTTTCCCGATCGAAGGGTTGTATATGTTTACCGCGAGTTTCGGCACTTCGTCCTTTTATATGCAGGCCTTTATACAGGCGAACGAGAGCGGTATTTTTATTAATCTGCTGAACGATTTCGGTTCGGATATGGGTACGCTCACGTATACGGGAAGCGAGCTTTCGCTTGCATCGGCGGTGCTGCCGGCCTCTCTCAAAGCGCAGTATATCGTCGCTGATATTCAATTTGCGTATTACGATGCGGACGCGGTCGCCGAATCGCTGCGCCGTGCGGGGCTCGATTTTATCGTTACGAAGGACGGCGATATCGAATTGCGGAGGATCATGAACGGTAAAAAATGCATCGAAGAGATATCGATTACATCTTCTTCGGTGAGTATCATCAACCATCTGCGGGGCTACGAATATCACCTCACGGAGGCCTTGTGA
- a CDS encoding class I SAM-dependent methyltransferase, producing the protein MYGEAGHIFLARLGKTTLRPGGIDATAWLIEQANIKSDTKILEVACNMGRTMIQLSKKFGCKITGVDLDKDALKKAEANIKKNHLEDKLTLIHGDALALPFEDASFDIVVNEAMLTMLIGDKKDKALKEYFRVLKPGGLLLTHDVALRTSDSAEQKKLRSALSKAINVSVEPLDAAGWEALFCKNGFSVTQKCGEMTLMSPRGMIRDEGLAGALKIIRNAMKKENKAMFKQMFRFFNGHKKDLAYICSFGTKNKV; encoded by the coding sequence ATGTACGGTGAAGCGGGGCATATATTTTTGGCAAGGCTGGGCAAAACGACGCTGCGTCCCGGAGGAATCGATGCGACCGCATGGCTCATCGAACAGGCAAATATAAAAAGCGATACGAAAATTCTTGAAGTCGCGTGCAATATGGGAAGGACGATGATTCAGCTGTCGAAAAAATTCGGCTGTAAGATCACCGGCGTGGATCTCGATAAAGATGCGCTCAAAAAAGCTGAAGCAAATATCAAAAAAAATCATCTTGAAGATAAGCTGACGCTGATTCACGGCGATGCGCTCGCGCTGCCGTTTGAAGACGCAAGTTTCGACATCGTCGTCAACGAAGCGATGCTGACGATGCTTATCGGCGACAAAAAAGACAAGGCGCTCAAAGAATATTTTCGCGTACTCAAGCCGGGAGGACTGCTTTTAACGCACGACGTCGCTCTCAGGACATCCGATTCCGCCGAGCAAAAAAAACTGCGGAGTGCTTTAAGCAAAGCCATAAACGTGAGCGTTGAGCCGCTCGATGCCGCCGGCTGGGAAGCGCTCTTTTGCAAAAACGGGTTTTCCGTTACGCAAAAATGCGGAGAGATGACGCTGATGAGCCCGCGCGGCATGATCCGTGACGAAGGCCTTGCCGGTGCGCTGAAAATCATACGCAACGCGATGAAAAAAGAAAACAAGGCGATGTTCAAACAAATGTTCCGCTTTTTCAACGGACACAAAAAAGACCTCGCCTACATCTGCAGCTTCGGGACAAAAAATAAAGTATAA
- a CDS encoding PG0541 family transporter-associated protein: MNETNGIRRVRMEIIFSQALEEDFQQEFAERKVGLHFTKIPSVMGAGYGNPRLGDSVWPQLNAMYIIYCDRDEEVELKSIIKKLREKYPTECVGCFISEAEEF; the protein is encoded by the coding sequence ATGAACGAAACAAACGGAATACGGCGCGTTCGAATGGAAATCATATTTTCGCAGGCGCTGGAAGAAGATTTTCAACAGGAATTTGCCGAACGCAAAGTCGGATTGCACTTTACGAAAATTCCTTCGGTGATGGGTGCCGGTTACGGTAATCCGCGTCTCGGAGATTCGGTGTGGCCGCAGCTCAATGCGATGTACATCATCTACTGTGACCGCGACGAAGAAGTGGAACTGAAATCGATTATTAAAAAACTGCGCGAAAAATATCCGACCGAATGCGTCGGTTGTTTTATAAGCGAAGCGGAAGAGTTTTAG
- a CDS encoding Crp/Fnr family transcriptional regulator, protein MLNFYTSFLARTAVFKGIPAKDIDKAITCLRGFYRAFECGQEIYRSGDIVSHAGIVVEGSVHAEQIGVDGKTVLLKEIGRGESFGEALCCLRQANPFLRIISAEKTKVLFIQLPSEDGTNRCGCPYRIIVLENLLREMARDIQHLNTKIQLLAQPTLRDKLLFYLHLTQNTLHRNSFTLPFTREKLAQFISADRSAVSRELNRMKGEGIIQIEGKTITLMPKDTDEQKTDF, encoded by the coding sequence ATGCTGAATTTTTACACGTCGTTTTTAGCGCGAACGGCGGTATTCAAAGGGATTCCCGCCAAAGACATAGACAAAGCGATCACCTGCCTGCGCGGATTTTACCGCGCTTTCGAGTGCGGGCAAGAGATATACCGTTCCGGCGATATAGTCTCTCATGCGGGAATCGTCGTCGAAGGAAGCGTTCACGCCGAACAAATCGGCGTTGACGGCAAAACCGTGCTGCTCAAAGAAATCGGGCGAGGAGAATCTTTCGGAGAAGCGCTGTGCTGTCTCAGACAGGCGAACCCGTTTTTGCGCATTATCAGCGCGGAAAAGACAAAGGTTTTGTTTATTCAACTTCCCTCGGAAGACGGTACAAATCGGTGCGGCTGCCCCTACCGCATAATCGTACTCGAAAATCTGTTGCGCGAAATGGCGCGCGACATTCAGCACCTCAACACGAAAATTCAGCTTTTGGCGCAGCCGACGCTCCGCGACAAGCTTTTGTTTTATCTGCATCTTACGCAAAACACGCTGCACCGCAATTCGTTTACGCTGCCGTTTACACGCGAAAAACTCGCGCAATTCATATCGGCGGACAGGAGCGCCGTCTCGCGCGAGCTGAACCGCATGAAGGGCGAAGGAATTATTCAAATTGAAGGAAAAACGATAACGCTTATGCCAAAAGACACGGATGAGCAAAAAACGGACTTTTAA
- a CDS encoding ABC transporter ATP-binding protein: MLSVNNLKKIYNGKTVIDCLSFFVNGGDIAVIVGPSGCGKSTLLNIVAGLDTNFEGLLQTGGKKIGYVFQEDRILPWLTVAQNIKSVNPQGDDKEVQRFIDMAGLTGFERYYPDELSGGMKQRCSIARALYYGSELLLMDEPFKSLDYGIRHKMIADLLAIHQKEKNTILFVTHDIEEALSVADVIFVCKKNPMRLADTIDLHDKSELTPAKKQELKDGILRIITA; the protein is encoded by the coding sequence ATGCTCAGCGTAAACAATCTTAAAAAAATCTACAACGGCAAAACGGTTATCGACTGTCTTTCTTTTTTTGTGAACGGCGGCGACATCGCCGTTATCGTCGGGCCTTCCGGCTGCGGAAAGTCGACGCTGCTCAATATTGTTGCCGGTCTCGATACGAATTTTGAAGGTTTGCTGCAAACGGGCGGAAAAAAAATCGGCTATGTGTTTCAGGAAGACAGGATTCTTCCCTGGCTGACCGTCGCGCAAAATATCAAATCGGTAAATCCCCAAGGCGACGATAAAGAAGTGCAGCGCTTTATCGATATGGCGGGCCTTACCGGATTCGAGCGCTATTATCCTGACGAACTGAGCGGCGGTATGAAGCAGCGCTGTTCGATTGCGCGCGCCCTTTATTACGGCAGCGAGCTTTTGCTTATGGACGAACCGTTCAAGTCGCTCGACTACGGTATCAGACATAAGATGATTGCCGATTTGCTTGCGATCCATCAAAAAGAAAAAAATACGATTTTATTCGTTACGCACGACATCGAAGAAGCGCTTTCGGTTGCCGACGTTATTTTCGTGTGCAAAAAAAATCCGATGCGCCTTGCCGACACCATCGACCTGCACGACAAAAGCGAACTTACGCCCGCAAAAAAGCAGGAATTAAAAGACGGGATTTTACGGATAATAACGGCGTAA
- a CDS encoding efflux RND transporter periplasmic adaptor subunit, with amino-acid sequence MKYSNRFIQIARILSLVLIIASIAGCKKNTAAAGGEGDDIVYAVNTYKIEKGNLDQYLEFGGDVASVSAVDVLPDMSGKISRVLSNIGDTVAKDQVIAYVDASRPGMSYSESPVRAPVSGRIITSMPSVGATVSQTMPVVQIGSTDDLEIRVNIPERFVSRIQRGQSATAQFAAYPGIDFTAKVVEVSPVLDTTTRTMAVKLHLSPPDERIKVGMYGSVRLITDSIQNAIVVPSGAVITRAGKPYIFAIASQAQSDKTAVVKMLAVTEGISVDNRTEITSGLSAGDEIVVKGQTLLNDGAKVNIIGAAN; translated from the coding sequence ATGAAATATTCGAATCGCTTTATACAAATCGCCCGCATCTTATCGCTCGTTTTAATAATCGCTTCGATCGCGGGCTGTAAAAAAAATACGGCTGCCGCCGGCGGTGAAGGAGACGATATCGTTTACGCCGTTAATACGTATAAAATCGAAAAGGGCAACCTCGATCAATATCTCGAATTCGGAGGAGACGTCGCATCGGTTTCGGCAGTCGACGTGCTGCCGGACATGAGCGGAAAAATTTCGCGCGTGCTTTCGAACATCGGCGATACGGTTGCAAAAGATCAAGTGATCGCATACGTCGACGCGAGCCGTCCCGGCATGTCGTACAGCGAAAGTCCCGTGCGCGCTCCGGTAAGCGGAAGGATCATCACATCGATGCCGTCGGTCGGTGCGACGGTTTCTCAGACGATGCCCGTCGTGCAGATCGGCAGCACGGACGATTTGGAAATCCGCGTCAATATTCCCGAACGCTTTGTGAGCCGCATTCAACGCGGCCAGTCGGCGACCGCGCAGTTTGCAGCCTATCCCGGCATCGACTTTACGGCAAAGGTCGTCGAAGTGTCTCCTGTCCTCGATACGACGACGCGGACGATGGCGGTAAAGCTGCATCTTTCTCCGCCCGATGAACGCATTAAAGTCGGCATGTACGGAAGCGTCCGCCTCATCACCGACAGCATACAAAACGCGATCGTCGTCCCGTCGGGAGCGGTCATCACGCGGGCGGGTAAGCCGTACATATTTGCAATTGCGTCTCAGGCGCAAAGCGATAAAACCGCCGTCGTAAAAATGCTGGCGGTAACGGAAGGTATTTCCGTCGACAACCGCACGGAAATTACGAGCGGGCTTTCTGCAGGCGATGAAATCGTCGTAAAAGGGCAGACGCTCTTAAACGACGGCGCAAAGGTAAACATCATCGGTGCCGCAAACTGA
- a CDS encoding cupin domain-containing protein: protein MLKSKHIFSIAKDNVPVEGCTVSENVLQGTACSMNIFSIAAGTNISPESYDYPKIWKIEEGDAQVLYLTAETQALHKGDIFIVPQNIPVGIRSKTGCIYSEILLDKECVMNDILKSGKIFALKDLLPYKDGKIVNMDLVDSNKTKFVIMAFDAGTGLPEHSAPGDAIIFCMDGEGIIGYEGKEYRIHEGENFKFDKNGKHYVKAEGKFKMALLLVRD, encoded by the coding sequence ATGCTGAAAAGCAAACATATATTTTCCATCGCAAAAGACAATGTACCGGTAGAAGGGTGTACGGTATCGGAAAACGTGCTGCAAGGCACTGCGTGCAGCATGAATATTTTTTCGATTGCTGCGGGCACAAACATCAGTCCTGAAAGTTACGATTATCCGAAAATCTGGAAGATCGAAGAAGGCGATGCACAAGTACTGTATTTGACGGCGGAAACGCAGGCTCTTCATAAAGGGGACATTTTTATCGTACCGCAAAACATTCCCGTCGGCATACGAAGCAAAACGGGATGCATATATTCGGAAATACTTTTAGATAAGGAGTGTGTTATGAACGACATTTTAAAAAGCGGAAAAATTTTCGCATTAAAAGATCTTCTCCCCTATAAAGACGGAAAGATTGTAAACATGGACCTCGTCGACAGCAACAAAACCAAATTTGTGATTATGGCTTTCGACGCGGGAACGGGATTACCCGAACATTCCGCCCCCGGAGACGCGATTATATTCTGCATGGACGGCGAGGGCATTATCGGATATGAAGGAAAAGAATACCGTATTCATGAAGGCGAAAACTTTAAGTTCGATAAAAACGGCAAGCACTACGTCAAAGCGGAAGGCAAATTCAAAATGGCTTTGCTGCTCGTCCGCGACTGA
- a CDS encoding efflux RND transporter permease subunit, producing MTLSEYSVNKPVTVLLVFIALIGLGIYCTTQLPVDMYPDMKLPYMLVHTDYKNAGPEEVEQSLTRVLESVLSGVTGLKKMQSQSSSGLSLVFMEFNYGTNLDAAVAEIRDKIDLVRRYLPTGASSPTTIRADPSLMPIMALALQGNRTPEELRRYANDIVQPRLEQIDGVASARIVGGREKSINVDIPRDRLEAYGLSITSVAQMIGSQNVQSSGGTITSGDINYTIKTSGKYASVEDLKNTVISYKASAAPKSARPRIATVRLRDVADVYEGYKDENTLAYLNGTPCVILNIQKQSGKNSVNAAHAVRKAIKAIKVELPSDVDVIESSNYTDIIEQTIAEVVKSVIQGALLAIIVLFIFLRSIKSTVIIGLAIPVSVVITLFLMYFTKISINMISMAGLLLGIGMLVDNSIVVLENIYAYRQKDAKPRVAAVLGSQEMILSISASTFTSVCIFLPMLMFKGQLGIMGQIFSDLALTIIFSLLCSLVVAIVLVPVLSSKYLRIDKLADRGEGVRFEINRRFTRFFSHLDDVYARGVKFVLHRRKLCIFSLIALFVLSVAAVKFIGFIFMPEPASNTVAVKFELPKGTRLEVTDDTLRGFQTTAAQELKGVKHSSTTVGGTDIFSSTSGSNTGTVTFTLYPAEERETGWDNEKSAKAKLRKYFNKIPGVKVSFAQNQNGMSTGGISINVKCDDLNKLRTTGAQLEELLREQAQDVVTEVSSDLEDGLPQVELVFDRERMYELGVNVYTVGNEVTALINGTTASRYTDNGDDIDVIVRLSKKDKAKLADLDLLSIVNASGERIPLSNFAHYEETTSPVTILRENQARVVHITAKPVAGLSLDKVQDTIQKLINENIPKDENMRIGFSGDYEDMMEAVRNFALIIMMASILVFIVMASQFESFMDPFIVLFTIPLSFIGVIAIYALNGSRLSVVTVMGVLVLVGTIVNNGIVLVDYTNLLRKRGLALEDACVEAARNRLRPILMSTLTTVISLMPMAFFPGEGSASMQPISLTVFGGMTFGSLMTLFVMPTVYYIVNSRRQRKLERKLLRAREA from the coding sequence ATGACATTATCGGAATACTCCGTCAATAAACCCGTTACCGTGCTGCTCGTATTTATCGCGCTCATCGGGCTCGGCATTTACTGCACGACGCAGCTGCCGGTCGATATGTACCCCGATATGAAGCTGCCCTATATGCTCGTCCACACGGATTATAAAAACGCGGGACCTGAAGAAGTCGAGCAGAGTTTGACTCGCGTATTGGAAAGCGTGCTTTCCGGCGTGACCGGTTTGAAAAAAATGCAGTCGCAGTCGTCGTCCGGTTTGAGCCTTGTCTTTATGGAATTCAATTACGGTACGAACCTCGATGCGGCGGTCGCCGAAATACGCGATAAAATCGATTTGGTGCGGAGATATCTGCCGACGGGTGCATCTTCGCCTACGACGATCAGAGCCGATCCGTCGCTCATGCCGATCATGGCGCTCGCGCTGCAGGGGAACAGAACGCCCGAAGAACTCCGTCGATACGCAAATGATATCGTGCAGCCGCGCCTCGAACAGATCGACGGCGTCGCGTCTGCACGGATCGTCGGCGGCCGTGAAAAATCGATCAACGTCGACATACCGCGCGACCGGCTCGAAGCGTACGGGCTTTCGATCACTTCCGTCGCGCAGATGATTGGTTCGCAAAACGTACAGAGTTCCGGCGGTACGATTACGAGCGGCGATATCAATTACACGATAAAAACGAGCGGCAAATACGCGAGCGTCGAAGATTTGAAAAATACCGTCATTTCGTATAAAGCGTCGGCCGCTCCGAAGTCTGCGAGGCCGCGCATCGCAACGGTACGCCTCCGCGATGTCGCCGACGTGTACGAAGGTTACAAAGACGAAAACACGCTCGCCTATCTGAACGGAACACCCTGCGTTATACTGAACATCCAAAAACAGAGCGGAAAAAATTCCGTAAACGCGGCGCACGCCGTGCGCAAGGCGATCAAGGCTATAAAAGTCGAATTGCCGTCCGACGTCGATGTCATCGAATCGTCGAACTATACGGATATCATCGAGCAGACGATTGCGGAAGTCGTAAAGTCCGTCATACAGGGAGCGCTGCTTGCGATCATCGTGCTGTTTATCTTTTTGCGTTCGATTAAGAGTACGGTCATCATCGGGCTTGCGATCCCCGTGTCGGTCGTCATCACGCTCTTTCTCATGTACTTTACGAAAATTTCGATCAACATGATCTCTATGGCGGGTCTGCTGCTCGGCATCGGTATGCTCGTCGACAACTCGATCGTCGTCCTCGAAAACATCTACGCGTACCGGCAAAAAGACGCAAAGCCGCGCGTTGCCGCGGTGCTCGGCTCTCAAGAGATGATCCTTTCGATCAGCGCGAGTACGTTTACGTCGGTGTGTATTTTTCTTCCGATGCTCATGTTCAAAGGTCAGCTCGGCATTATGGGACAGATTTTCAGCGATCTCGCGTTGACGATCATCTTTTCGCTTTTGTGTTCGCTCGTCGTCGCGATCGTCCTCGTGCCCGTGCTGAGCTCGAAGTATCTCCGCATCGATAAACTCGCGGACAGAGGCGAAGGCGTGCGGTTCGAAATCAACCGCCGGTTTACGCGCTTTTTTTCGCACCTCGACGACGTGTACGCGCGCGGCGTCAAATTCGTTTTGCACCGCCGGAAATTGTGCATCTTTTCGCTCATCGCTCTGTTCGTGCTCTCCGTCGCTGCCGTCAAATTCATCGGCTTTATCTTTATGCCGGAACCAGCATCGAATACCGTTGCCGTCAAATTCGAACTGCCGAAAGGGACGCGGCTCGAAGTCACCGACGATACCCTTCGCGGCTTTCAAACGACTGCGGCACAGGAATTAAAGGGCGTCAAACATTCGTCGACGACGGTCGGCGGTACGGATATATTTTCATCGACGTCGGGGTCGAATACCGGAACCGTGACGTTTACGCTGTATCCGGCGGAGGAGCGAGAGACCGGCTGGGACAACGAAAAGTCGGCAAAGGCGAAGCTTCGAAAATATTTTAATAAAATACCGGGTGTTAAAGTGAGCTTCGCGCAGAATCAAAACGGTATGTCCACCGGCGGTATAAGCATCAATGTCAAGTGCGACGATCTGAACAAACTCCGCACTACCGGCGCTCAGCTTGAAGAGCTTTTAAGAGAGCAGGCGCAGGATGTCGTTACCGAAGTTTCAAGCGATTTGGAAGACGGGCTGCCGCAAGTCGAATTGGTATTTGACCGCGAGCGCATGTACGAACTGGGAGTAAACGTATATACGGTCGGAAACGAAGTGACGGCGCTCATCAACGGTACGACCGCGAGCCGTTATACCGACAACGGCGACGACATCGACGTCATAGTGAGGCTTTCGAAAAAAGACAAAGCGAAGCTCGCCGATTTGGATTTGCTTTCGATCGTAAACGCGTCGGGTGAGCGCATCCCGCTTTCGAATTTCGCGCACTATGAAGAGACGACTTCTCCCGTAACGATTTTGCGCGAAAATCAGGCGCGCGTCGTTCACATCACGGCAAAGCCCGTGGCGGGACTTTCGCTTGATAAAGTGCAGGATACAATTCAAAAGCTTATCAATGAAAATATTCCGAAAGACGAAAACATGCGCATCGGATTTTCCGGCGACTATGAAGATATGATGGAAGCCGTGAGAAATTTCGCTTTGATTATCATGATGGCGTCGATCCTCGTGTTTATCGTCATGGCGAGTCAATTCGAATCCTTTATGGATCCGTTTATCGTTTTGTTTACGATACCGTTGTCCTTTATCGGCGTCATCGCGATCTACGCGCTCAACGGTTCGCGTTTGAGCGTCGTCACCGTTATGGGCGTACTCGTTCTCGTCGGTACGATCGTCAACAACGGTATCGTCCTCGTTGACTACACGAATCTGCTGCGTAAGCGCGGCCTTGCGCTCGAAGACGCGTGCGTCGAAGCCGCGCGAAACCGCCTGCGCCCCATTTTGATGAGTACGCTTACGACCGTCATTTCGCTCATGCCGATGGCGTTTTTTCCCGGCGAGGGTTCGGCAAGTATGCAGCCGATAAGTTTGACGGTGTTCGGAGGCATGACCTTCGGTTCTTTGATGACGCTCTTTGTAATGCCGACCGTGTATTATATCGTCAATTCGAGACGGCAGCGGAAGCTTGAGCGAAAACTGCTTCGTGCGCGCGAAGCGTAA